In the genome of Saccopteryx leptura isolate mSacLep1 chromosome 10, mSacLep1_pri_phased_curated, whole genome shotgun sequence, one region contains:
- the POMGNT2 gene encoding protein O-linked-mannose beta-1,4-N-acetylglucosaminyltransferase 2: MQLSAVFNALLVSVLAAVLWKHVRLREHAAALEAELARGPPAPDTAPALGADYPRALQSLAEGGTHMVCTGRTHTDRICRFKWLCYSSEAEEFLFFHGNASAMLPNLGPRRFQPALLDLSTVDDHNTQYFNFVELPAAALRFLPKPVFVPDVALIANRFNPDNLMHVFHDDLLPLFYTLRQFPGLARQARPFFMEGWGEGAHFDLYRLLSPKQPLLRAQLKALGRLLCFSHAFVGLSKVTTWYQYGFVQPQGPKANILVSGTEIRQFARFMTEKLNVSQAGGPRGEDYILVFSRTQDRLVLNEAELLLALAQEFQMKTVTVSLEDHTFADVVRLVSNASMLVSMHGAQLVTALFLPRGATVVELFPYAVNPDHYTPYKTLATLPGMDLHYVAWRNMVPENTVTHPERPWDRGGISHLDRAEQARILQSQEVPRHLCCRNPEWLFRIYQDTKVDIPSLIQTIRRVVKGRPGPRKQKWTVGLYPGKVREARCQASVQGATEARLTVSWQIPWNLKYLKVREVKYEVWLQEQGEHTYAPYILALQNHTFTENIKPFTTYLVWVRCIFNKLLLGPFADVLVCNT; encoded by the coding sequence ATGCAGCTGTCGGCCGTGTTCAACGCCCTGCTGGTGTCGGTGCTGGCAGCTGTGCTGTGGAAGCACGTGCGGCTGCGCGAGCACGCGGCTGCGCTGGAGGCGGAGCTGGCCCGCGGCCCGCCGGCCCCAGATACTGCCCCGGCGCTGGGGGCCGACTACCCCCGGGCCCTGCAGAGCCTGGCGGAGGGCGGCACGCACATGGTGTGCACGGGCCGCACCCACACCGACCGCATCTGCCGCTTCAAGTGGCTCTGCTACTCCAGCGAGGCGGAGGAGTTCCTCTTCTTCCACGGCAACGCCTCGGCCATGCTGCCCAACCTGGGCCCGCGGCGCTTCCAGCCGGCGCTGCTCGACCTGTCCACCGTGGACGACCACAACACCCAGTACTTCAACTTCGTGGAGCTGCCGGCCGCCGCCCTGCGCTTCCTGCCCAAGCCGGTGTTCGTGCCCGACGTGGCGCTCATCGCCAACCGCTTCAACCCCGACAACCTCATGCACGTCTTCCACGACGACCTGCTGCCCCTCTTCTACACGCTGCGCCAGTTCCCGGGCCTGGCCCGCCAGGCGCGGCCCTTCTTCATGGAGGGCTGGGGCGAGGGCGCGCACTTCGACCTCTACAGGCTGCTCAGCCCCAAGCAGCCCCTCCTGCGGGCCCAGCTGAAGGCCCTGGGCCGGCTGCTCTGCTTCTCCCATGCCTTCGTGGGCCTCTCCAAGGTCACCACCTGGTACCAGTACGGCTTTGTCCAGCCCCAGGGCCCGAAGGCCAACATCCTGGTCTCGGGCACCGAGATCCGCCAGTTCGCGCGCTTCATGACGGAGAAGCTGAACGTGAGCCAGGCCGGCGGCCCGCGGGGCGAGGATTACATCCTGGTCTTCAGCCGCACCCAGGACAGACTGGTGCTCAACGAGGCCGAGCTGCTGCTGGCACTGGCCCAGGAGTTCCAGATGAAGACGGTGACCGTGTCCCTGGAGGACCACACCTTCGCGGATGTGGTGCGGCTGGTCAGCAACGCCTCCATGCTGGTCAGCATGCACGGGGCCCAGCTGGTCACGGCCCTCTTCCTGCCGCGCGGGGCCACCGTGGTGGAACTCTTCCCCTATGCCGTCAATCCCGACCACTACACGCCCTACAAGACGCTGGCCACATTGCCCGGCATGGACCTGCACTACGTCGCCTGGCGGAACATGGTGCCGGAGAACACGGTCACACACCCCGAGCGGCCCTGGGACCGCGGGGGCATCTCCCACCTGGACCGCGCCGAGCAGGCTCGGATCCTGCAAAGCCAGGAGGTCCCGCGGCACCTCTGCTGTCGGAATCCCGAGTGGCTGTTCCGAATCTACCAGGACACCAAGGTGGACATCCCGTCGCTCATCCAGACCATCCGGCGCGTGGTGAAGGGCCGGCCGGGGCCGCGGAAGCAGAAGTGGACGGTCGGCCTCTACCCGGGCAAGGTGAGGGAGGCGCGGTGCCAGGCGTCGGTGCAGGGCGCCACCGAGGCCCGCCTCACGGTCTCCTGGCAGATCCCGTGGAACCTCAAGTACCTGAAGGTGCGGGAGGTGAAGTACGAGGTGTGGCTGCAGGAGCAGGGCGAGCACACCTACGCGCCGTACATCCTGGCCCTGCAGAACCACACCTTCACCGAGAACATCAAGCCCTTCACCACCTACCTGGTCTGGGTCCGCTGCATCTTCAACAAGCTCCTCCTGGGACCCTTTGCAGATGTTCTGGTGTGCAACACGTAG
- the GASK1A gene encoding Golgi-associated kinase 1A isoform X3, with the protein MASCLLTTLSVVAVTRFPAQPQATMEPHGVISGHAPHSPRALSSGRKQRTRNLRFWRGWALPRSPVLLRAEEQGHGGRLANGRSPGGDSSRRGESIERDFAVASLGDLRLSTQHLALLREDEVRGPGATDLRPAREDGPIREAQSETGTLVSPLAGHWRATAGPTLQPHPAEGRGPPGAGDRALTGGQQAGGPTPATGTHWWPGSVGDLQESIWCAAQTPGPLTDSRTSGPVPPWLTEHDVQALRLLAQGQVVGKARVPGHGQVLQVGLSPEGALQDASPGLSTLCSQGLCGLIKRPGDLSEILSFHVDRVLGLRRSLPAVARRFRSPLLPYRYTDGGARPVIWWAPDVQHLGDPDNDQNSLALGWLQYQALLARGCGGPGQAPCLGIRHAEWARLALFDFLLQVHDRLDRYCCGFEPVPWEPCVAEGLREKCGNPGELKLVHILVRSSEPSRLVYIDNAGHLQHPADRLNFRLLEGIGGFPESAVKVLQSGCLPNMLLKSLQMDLVFWESQGGRQGLERVLQTLERRGQVLLGHIREHNLTVFGDEDL; encoded by the exons ATGGCGTCCTGCCTCTTGACGACGCTGTCTGTGGTGGCTGTCACCCGCTTCCCCGCACAGCCGCAGGCCACCATGGAGCCCCACGGGGTAATCAGCGGCCATGCCCCGCATAGCCCGCGGGCTCTGAGCTCCGGCCGGAAGCAGCGGACGAGAAACCTGCGTTTCTGGAGAGGCTGGGCCCTGCCCAGGAGTCCCGTCCTGCTGCGGGCTGAGGAGCAAGGCCACGGAGGGAGACTGGCCAACGGCAGGTCCCCGGGAGGGGACAGCAGCAGGCGTGGAGAGAGCATCGAGAGGGACTTTGCTGTGGCATCTCTGGGAGATCTGAGACTCAGTACTCAGCATCTTGCGCTCCTGAGGGAGGATGAGGTCAGAGGTCCTGGAGCCACAGACCTGCGACCCGCTCGGGAGGATGGGCCCATCAGGGAGGCACAGAGTGAGACGGGCACCCTGGTCAGCCCCCTCGCAGGGCACTGGAGAGCTACTGCTGGACCGACCCTCCAGCCCCATCCGGCAGAAGGCAGGGGTCCGCCAGGAGCTGGGGACAGAGCCTTGACTGGTGGGCAGCAAGCAGGGGGACCTACCCCGGCCACGGGGACCCATTGGTGGCCTGGCTCTGTAGGGGACCTGCAAGAGTCCATCTGGTGTGCCGCCCAGACCCCTGGGCCATTGACCGACTCAAGGACCAGTGGGCCGGTGCCCCCGTGGCTCACAGAGCACGATGTGCAGGCCCTCCGGCTGTTGGCCCAGGGGCAGGTGGTGGGCAAAGCCAGGGTCCCTGGCCACGGGCAGGTGCTGCAGGTCGGCCTGTCCCCTGAGGGTGCCCTTCAGGACGCGTCTCCTGGGCTCAGCACACTCTGCTCCCAGGGGCTCTGTGGTCTGATCAAGAGGCCGGGGGACCTGTCCGAGATCCTGTCCTTCCACGTGGACCGCGTGCTCGGGCTGCGCCGGAGCCTCCCTGCCGTGGCCAGGCGCTTCCGCAGCCCCCTGCTGCCCTACCGCTACACAGACGGCGGCGCCAGGCCCGTCATCTGGTGGGCACCGGACGTGCAGCACCTGGGGGACCCAGACAACGACCAGAACTCTCTGGCCTTGGGCTGGCTGCAGTACCAGGCCCTGCTGGCACGTGGCTGCGGCGGGCCGGGCCAGGCGCCGTGCCTGGGCATCCGCCACGCCGAGTGGGCTCGCCTCGCCCTCTTCGACTTCCTGCTCCAG GTCCATGACCGCCTGGATCGCTACTGCTGCGGCTTTGAGCCCGTGCCCTGGGAGCCTTGTGTGGCAGAGGGGCTCCGGGAGAAATGTGGGAACCCGGGCGAGCTGAAGCTGGTCCACATCCTG GTCCGGAGCAGTGAGCCATCCCGCCTGGTCTACATCGATAACGCCGGCCACCTTCAGCACCCTGCGGACAGGCTGAACTTCCGGCTGCTGGAGGGCATAGGCGG GTTTCCTGAGTCTGCTGTGAAGGTGCTCCAGTCAGGGTGTCTACCGAATATGCTGCTCAAGTCACTGCAGATGGACCTGGTGTTCTGGGAAAGCCAGGGTGGCCGACAGGGGCTGGAGCGCGTTCTCCAGACCCTGGAGCGGCGAGGACAGGTCCTTCTGGGACACATCCGAGAGCACAACCTGACAGTCTTTGGGGACGAGGACCTATGA
- the GASK1A gene encoding Golgi-associated kinase 1A isoform X2: MATWLWRRLRGKRRLVMASCLLTTLSVVAVTRFPAQPQATMEPHGVISGHAPHSPRALSSGRKQRTRNLRFWRGWALPRSPVLLRAEEQGHGGRLANGRSPGGDSSRRGESIERDFAVASLGDLRLSTQHLALLREDEVRGPGATDLRPAREDGPIREAQSETGTLVSPLAGHWRATAGPTLQPHPAEGRGPPGAGDRALTGGQQAGGPTPATGTHWWPGSVGDLQESIWCAAQTPGPLTDSRTSGPVPPWLTEHDVQALRLLAQGQVVGKARVPGHGQVLQVGLSPEGALQDASPGLSTLCSQGLCGLIKRPGDLSEILSFHVDRVLGLRRSLPAVARRFRSPLLPYRYTDGGARPVIWWAPDVQHLGDPDNDQNSLALGWLQYQALLARGCGGPGQAPCLGIRHAEWARLALFDFLLQVHDRLDRYCCGFEPVPWEPCVAEGLREKCGNPGELKLVHILVRSSEPSRLVYIDNAGHLQHPADRLNFRLLEGIGGFPESAVKVLQSGCLPNMLLKSLQMDLVFWESQGGRQGLERVLQTLERRGQVLLGHIREHNLTVFGDEDL; this comes from the exons GCGACTTGGCTGTGGAGAAGGCTGCGTGGCAAGAGGCGGTTGGTGATGGCGTCCTGCCTCTTGACGACGCTGTCTGTGGTGGCTGTCACCCGCTTCCCCGCACAGCCGCAGGCCACCATGGAGCCCCACGGGGTAATCAGCGGCCATGCCCCGCATAGCCCGCGGGCTCTGAGCTCCGGCCGGAAGCAGCGGACGAGAAACCTGCGTTTCTGGAGAGGCTGGGCCCTGCCCAGGAGTCCCGTCCTGCTGCGGGCTGAGGAGCAAGGCCACGGAGGGAGACTGGCCAACGGCAGGTCCCCGGGAGGGGACAGCAGCAGGCGTGGAGAGAGCATCGAGAGGGACTTTGCTGTGGCATCTCTGGGAGATCTGAGACTCAGTACTCAGCATCTTGCGCTCCTGAGGGAGGATGAGGTCAGAGGTCCTGGAGCCACAGACCTGCGACCCGCTCGGGAGGATGGGCCCATCAGGGAGGCACAGAGTGAGACGGGCACCCTGGTCAGCCCCCTCGCAGGGCACTGGAGAGCTACTGCTGGACCGACCCTCCAGCCCCATCCGGCAGAAGGCAGGGGTCCGCCAGGAGCTGGGGACAGAGCCTTGACTGGTGGGCAGCAAGCAGGGGGACCTACCCCGGCCACGGGGACCCATTGGTGGCCTGGCTCTGTAGGGGACCTGCAAGAGTCCATCTGGTGTGCCGCCCAGACCCCTGGGCCATTGACCGACTCAAGGACCAGTGGGCCGGTGCCCCCGTGGCTCACAGAGCACGATGTGCAGGCCCTCCGGCTGTTGGCCCAGGGGCAGGTGGTGGGCAAAGCCAGGGTCCCTGGCCACGGGCAGGTGCTGCAGGTCGGCCTGTCCCCTGAGGGTGCCCTTCAGGACGCGTCTCCTGGGCTCAGCACACTCTGCTCCCAGGGGCTCTGTGGTCTGATCAAGAGGCCGGGGGACCTGTCCGAGATCCTGTCCTTCCACGTGGACCGCGTGCTCGGGCTGCGCCGGAGCCTCCCTGCCGTGGCCAGGCGCTTCCGCAGCCCCCTGCTGCCCTACCGCTACACAGACGGCGGCGCCAGGCCCGTCATCTGGTGGGCACCGGACGTGCAGCACCTGGGGGACCCAGACAACGACCAGAACTCTCTGGCCTTGGGCTGGCTGCAGTACCAGGCCCTGCTGGCACGTGGCTGCGGCGGGCCGGGCCAGGCGCCGTGCCTGGGCATCCGCCACGCCGAGTGGGCTCGCCTCGCCCTCTTCGACTTCCTGCTCCAG GTCCATGACCGCCTGGATCGCTACTGCTGCGGCTTTGAGCCCGTGCCCTGGGAGCCTTGTGTGGCAGAGGGGCTCCGGGAGAAATGTGGGAACCCGGGCGAGCTGAAGCTGGTCCACATCCTG GTCCGGAGCAGTGAGCCATCCCGCCTGGTCTACATCGATAACGCCGGCCACCTTCAGCACCCTGCGGACAGGCTGAACTTCCGGCTGCTGGAGGGCATAGGCGG GTTTCCTGAGTCTGCTGTGAAGGTGCTCCAGTCAGGGTGTCTACCGAATATGCTGCTCAAGTCACTGCAGATGGACCTGGTGTTCTGGGAAAGCCAGGGTGGCCGACAGGGGCTGGAGCGCGTTCTCCAGACCCTGGAGCGGCGAGGACAGGTCCTTCTGGGACACATCCGAGAGCACAACCTGACAGTCTTTGGGGACGAGGACCTATGA
- the GASK1A gene encoding Golgi-associated kinase 1A isoform X1, with amino-acid sequence MSQATWLWRRLRGKRRLVMASCLLTTLSVVAVTRFPAQPQATMEPHGVISGHAPHSPRALSSGRKQRTRNLRFWRGWALPRSPVLLRAEEQGHGGRLANGRSPGGDSSRRGESIERDFAVASLGDLRLSTQHLALLREDEVRGPGATDLRPAREDGPIREAQSETGTLVSPLAGHWRATAGPTLQPHPAEGRGPPGAGDRALTGGQQAGGPTPATGTHWWPGSVGDLQESIWCAAQTPGPLTDSRTSGPVPPWLTEHDVQALRLLAQGQVVGKARVPGHGQVLQVGLSPEGALQDASPGLSTLCSQGLCGLIKRPGDLSEILSFHVDRVLGLRRSLPAVARRFRSPLLPYRYTDGGARPVIWWAPDVQHLGDPDNDQNSLALGWLQYQALLARGCGGPGQAPCLGIRHAEWARLALFDFLLQVHDRLDRYCCGFEPVPWEPCVAEGLREKCGNPGELKLVHILVRSSEPSRLVYIDNAGHLQHPADRLNFRLLEGIGGFPESAVKVLQSGCLPNMLLKSLQMDLVFWESQGGRQGLERVLQTLERRGQVLLGHIREHNLTVFGDEDL; translated from the exons GCGACTTGGCTGTGGAGAAGGCTGCGTGGCAAGAGGCGGTTGGTGATGGCGTCCTGCCTCTTGACGACGCTGTCTGTGGTGGCTGTCACCCGCTTCCCCGCACAGCCGCAGGCCACCATGGAGCCCCACGGGGTAATCAGCGGCCATGCCCCGCATAGCCCGCGGGCTCTGAGCTCCGGCCGGAAGCAGCGGACGAGAAACCTGCGTTTCTGGAGAGGCTGGGCCCTGCCCAGGAGTCCCGTCCTGCTGCGGGCTGAGGAGCAAGGCCACGGAGGGAGACTGGCCAACGGCAGGTCCCCGGGAGGGGACAGCAGCAGGCGTGGAGAGAGCATCGAGAGGGACTTTGCTGTGGCATCTCTGGGAGATCTGAGACTCAGTACTCAGCATCTTGCGCTCCTGAGGGAGGATGAGGTCAGAGGTCCTGGAGCCACAGACCTGCGACCCGCTCGGGAGGATGGGCCCATCAGGGAGGCACAGAGTGAGACGGGCACCCTGGTCAGCCCCCTCGCAGGGCACTGGAGAGCTACTGCTGGACCGACCCTCCAGCCCCATCCGGCAGAAGGCAGGGGTCCGCCAGGAGCTGGGGACAGAGCCTTGACTGGTGGGCAGCAAGCAGGGGGACCTACCCCGGCCACGGGGACCCATTGGTGGCCTGGCTCTGTAGGGGACCTGCAAGAGTCCATCTGGTGTGCCGCCCAGACCCCTGGGCCATTGACCGACTCAAGGACCAGTGGGCCGGTGCCCCCGTGGCTCACAGAGCACGATGTGCAGGCCCTCCGGCTGTTGGCCCAGGGGCAGGTGGTGGGCAAAGCCAGGGTCCCTGGCCACGGGCAGGTGCTGCAGGTCGGCCTGTCCCCTGAGGGTGCCCTTCAGGACGCGTCTCCTGGGCTCAGCACACTCTGCTCCCAGGGGCTCTGTGGTCTGATCAAGAGGCCGGGGGACCTGTCCGAGATCCTGTCCTTCCACGTGGACCGCGTGCTCGGGCTGCGCCGGAGCCTCCCTGCCGTGGCCAGGCGCTTCCGCAGCCCCCTGCTGCCCTACCGCTACACAGACGGCGGCGCCAGGCCCGTCATCTGGTGGGCACCGGACGTGCAGCACCTGGGGGACCCAGACAACGACCAGAACTCTCTGGCCTTGGGCTGGCTGCAGTACCAGGCCCTGCTGGCACGTGGCTGCGGCGGGCCGGGCCAGGCGCCGTGCCTGGGCATCCGCCACGCCGAGTGGGCTCGCCTCGCCCTCTTCGACTTCCTGCTCCAG GTCCATGACCGCCTGGATCGCTACTGCTGCGGCTTTGAGCCCGTGCCCTGGGAGCCTTGTGTGGCAGAGGGGCTCCGGGAGAAATGTGGGAACCCGGGCGAGCTGAAGCTGGTCCACATCCTG GTCCGGAGCAGTGAGCCATCCCGCCTGGTCTACATCGATAACGCCGGCCACCTTCAGCACCCTGCGGACAGGCTGAACTTCCGGCTGCTGGAGGGCATAGGCGG GTTTCCTGAGTCTGCTGTGAAGGTGCTCCAGTCAGGGTGTCTACCGAATATGCTGCTCAAGTCACTGCAGATGGACCTGGTGTTCTGGGAAAGCCAGGGTGGCCGACAGGGGCTGGAGCGCGTTCTCCAGACCCTGGAGCGGCGAGGACAGGTCCTTCTGGGACACATCCGAGAGCACAACCTGACAGTCTTTGGGGACGAGGACCTATGA
- the GASK1A gene encoding Golgi-associated kinase 1A isoform X4, whose product MSQATWLWRRLRGKRRLVMASCLLTTLSVVAVTRFPAQPQATMEPHGVISGHAPHSPRALSSGRKQRTRNLRFWRGWALPRSPVLLRAEEQGHGGRLANGRSPGGDSSRRGESIERDFAVASLGDLRLSTQHLALLREDEVRGPGATDLRPAREDGPIREAQSETGTLVSPLAGHWRATAGPTLQPHPAEGRGPPGAGDRALTGGQQAGGPTPATGTHWWPGSVGDLQESIWCAAQTPGPLTDSRTSGPVPPWLTEHDVQALRLLAQGQVVGKARVPGHGQVLQVGLSPEGALQDASPGLSTLCSQGLCGLIKRPGDLSEILSFHVDRVLGLRRSLPAVARRFRSPLLPYRYTDGGARPVIWWAPDVQHLGDPDNDQNSLALGWLQYQALLARGCGGPGQAPCLGIRHAEWARLALFDFLLQVRSSEPSRLVYIDNAGHLQHPADRLNFRLLEGIGGFPESAVKVLQSGCLPNMLLKSLQMDLVFWESQGGRQGLERVLQTLERRGQVLLGHIREHNLTVFGDEDL is encoded by the exons GCGACTTGGCTGTGGAGAAGGCTGCGTGGCAAGAGGCGGTTGGTGATGGCGTCCTGCCTCTTGACGACGCTGTCTGTGGTGGCTGTCACCCGCTTCCCCGCACAGCCGCAGGCCACCATGGAGCCCCACGGGGTAATCAGCGGCCATGCCCCGCATAGCCCGCGGGCTCTGAGCTCCGGCCGGAAGCAGCGGACGAGAAACCTGCGTTTCTGGAGAGGCTGGGCCCTGCCCAGGAGTCCCGTCCTGCTGCGGGCTGAGGAGCAAGGCCACGGAGGGAGACTGGCCAACGGCAGGTCCCCGGGAGGGGACAGCAGCAGGCGTGGAGAGAGCATCGAGAGGGACTTTGCTGTGGCATCTCTGGGAGATCTGAGACTCAGTACTCAGCATCTTGCGCTCCTGAGGGAGGATGAGGTCAGAGGTCCTGGAGCCACAGACCTGCGACCCGCTCGGGAGGATGGGCCCATCAGGGAGGCACAGAGTGAGACGGGCACCCTGGTCAGCCCCCTCGCAGGGCACTGGAGAGCTACTGCTGGACCGACCCTCCAGCCCCATCCGGCAGAAGGCAGGGGTCCGCCAGGAGCTGGGGACAGAGCCTTGACTGGTGGGCAGCAAGCAGGGGGACCTACCCCGGCCACGGGGACCCATTGGTGGCCTGGCTCTGTAGGGGACCTGCAAGAGTCCATCTGGTGTGCCGCCCAGACCCCTGGGCCATTGACCGACTCAAGGACCAGTGGGCCGGTGCCCCCGTGGCTCACAGAGCACGATGTGCAGGCCCTCCGGCTGTTGGCCCAGGGGCAGGTGGTGGGCAAAGCCAGGGTCCCTGGCCACGGGCAGGTGCTGCAGGTCGGCCTGTCCCCTGAGGGTGCCCTTCAGGACGCGTCTCCTGGGCTCAGCACACTCTGCTCCCAGGGGCTCTGTGGTCTGATCAAGAGGCCGGGGGACCTGTCCGAGATCCTGTCCTTCCACGTGGACCGCGTGCTCGGGCTGCGCCGGAGCCTCCCTGCCGTGGCCAGGCGCTTCCGCAGCCCCCTGCTGCCCTACCGCTACACAGACGGCGGCGCCAGGCCCGTCATCTGGTGGGCACCGGACGTGCAGCACCTGGGGGACCCAGACAACGACCAGAACTCTCTGGCCTTGGGCTGGCTGCAGTACCAGGCCCTGCTGGCACGTGGCTGCGGCGGGCCGGGCCAGGCGCCGTGCCTGGGCATCCGCCACGCCGAGTGGGCTCGCCTCGCCCTCTTCGACTTCCTGCTCCAG GTCCGGAGCAGTGAGCCATCCCGCCTGGTCTACATCGATAACGCCGGCCACCTTCAGCACCCTGCGGACAGGCTGAACTTCCGGCTGCTGGAGGGCATAGGCGG GTTTCCTGAGTCTGCTGTGAAGGTGCTCCAGTCAGGGTGTCTACCGAATATGCTGCTCAAGTCACTGCAGATGGACCTGGTGTTCTGGGAAAGCCAGGGTGGCCGACAGGGGCTGGAGCGCGTTCTCCAGACCCTGGAGCGGCGAGGACAGGTCCTTCTGGGACACATCCGAGAGCACAACCTGACAGTCTTTGGGGACGAGGACCTATGA